A window from Sus scrofa isolate TJ Tabasco breed Duroc chromosome 2, Sscrofa11.1, whole genome shotgun sequence encodes these proteins:
- the LOC396790 gene encoding olfactory receptor 24, giving the protein MEIRNKTSTSEFILLGLSEYPEQETLLFALFLCMYVVMAMGNLLIILAITSDSHLHTPMYFFLANLSLVDFGLATNTVPKMLVNIQTKSKSISYSCCLTQMYFFHFFGIIDSVLIAVMAYDRFVAICHPLHYTTIMSPRLCGLLAGTPWMFSYFISLTHILLMVRLVFCGNNKIPHYFCDLTPLLRLSCTDTSVNKIFVLIVAGMVIATPFICILASYVRIIVAIMKVPSAGGRKKAFSTCSSHLSVVTLLYGTTIGVYLCPSSVRTAVKEKASAVMYTLVTPMLNPFIYSLRNRDLKEALRNLISKKIIPSS; this is encoded by the coding sequence ATGGAAATAAGGAACAAAACTAGCACATCTGAATTCATCCTCCTGGGACTATCAGAATATCCAGAACAGGAAActctcctctttgctctgtttCTCTGCATGTATGTGGTCATGGCCATGGGGAACCTGTTGATCATCCTGGCCATCACCTCAGATTCTCAccttcacacccccatgtacttcttcttAGCCAATCTTTCTTTGGTTGATTTTGGCCTGGCTACCAACACAGTCCCCAAGATGCTGGTGAACATCCAAACCAAGAGCAAGTCAATCTCCTATTCCTGCTGCTTGACCCAAATgtacttcttccatttttttggcaTCATTGACAGTGTCTTAATAGCTGTAATGGCTTATGACAGGTTCGTGGCTATCTGTCACCCCTTACACTATACCACCATCATGAGCCCACGACTCTGTGGCCTGCTGGCTGGCACCCCATGGATGTTTTCCTACTTTATTTCCCTTACCCACATCCTCCTGATGGTGCGCCTGGTTTTCTGCGGCAACAACAAAATCCCTCACTACTTCTGTGACCTCACTCCCCTCCTCAGACTTTCATGCACCGACACCTCTGTCAACAAGATCTTTGTGCTCATTGTGGCAGGCATGGTGATAGCCACACCTTTCATATGCATCCTGGCCTCCTATGTGCGCATCATTGTGGCCATCATGAAGGTCCCCTCTGCAGGTGGCAGGAagaaagccttttccacctgcagctcccacctctctgtggtcACCCTCCTCTATGGGACCACCATTGGGGTCTATCTCTGTCCTTCATCTGTCCGCACTGCTGTGAAGGAGAAAGCATCTGCTGTCATGTACACTTTGGTCACTCCCATGCTGAAtcctttcatctacagcctgaggaacagagacCTGAAGGAGGCCCTGAGGAATCTCATCAGCAAAAAAATAATCCCATCTTCCTGA
- the LOC100624207 gene encoding olfactory receptor 7G2-like encodes MNSRNQTDVSKFLLLGLTEDPELQPFLFFLFLSIYLVTVLGNLLIILAVSSDSHLHTPMYFFLSSLSFIDICISTTTIPKMLVNIQAQIQHITYTGCLTQIGFVLIFGGLENFILAAMAYDRYVAICHPLRYMVIVNPQLCVLLILLSLLISTMVALILSLTMLRLSFCKNLEIPHFFCELAQVIKLACSDTLINNILIYLAIGVFGAISLPGIIFSYIRIVSSVLRMPSARAKLKAFSTCGSHLSVVSLFYGTVFGVYISSEVTTSPRKTSVASVMYIVVPQMMNPFIYSLRNSDMKGALRKLINGITSFL; translated from the coding sequence ATGAATTCCAGAAATCAAACAGATGTTTCCAAATTCCTTCTCCTGGGATTGACAGAGGATCCAGAACTGCAGCCCTTcttattcttcctcttcctgtccATATACCTGGTCACTGTCctgggaaacctgctcatcatcctggctgtcagctctgactcccacctccacacccccatgtacttctttctctCCAGTCTCTCCTTTATTGACATTTGTATAAGCACAACCACCATCCCAAAAATGCTGGTAAATATCCAGGCACAGATACAACATATCACTTATACAGGCTGTCTGACCCAGATTGGCTTTGTCCTGATTTTTGGTGGTTTGGAAAATTTCATCCTTGcagccatggcctatgaccgctatgtggccatttgtcacCCCCTCAGGTACATGGTCATTGTGAACCCCCAGCTCTGTGTTCTGCTGATTCTGCTCTCACTGCTCATTAGCACTATGGTTGCCCTGATCCTTAGTCTGACAATGTTGCGCTTGTCCTTCTGCAAGAACCTGGAAatcccccacttcttctgtgaactTGCTCAGGTCATCAAGCTGGCTTGTTCTGATACCCTCATCAACAACATCCTGATATATTTAGCGATTGGTGTATTTGGTGCTATTTCTCTCCCTGGGATCATTTTCTCTTATATTCGAATTGTCTCCTCTGTTTTGAGAATGCCATCAGCAAGGGCAAAGCTTAAAGCTTTTTCCACCTGTGGGTCTCACCTCTCAGTTGTGTCCTTGTTCTATGGGACAGTTTTTGGGGTGTACATTAGTTCTGAGGTTACCACCTCTCCCAGGAAGACTTCAGTGGCTTCAGTTATGTACATTGTGGTTCCCCAAATGATGAACCCTTTTATCTACAGCTTGAGAAATAGCGACATGAAGGGAGCCTTGAGAAAACTCATAAATGGGATAACTTCCTTTTTGTGA